GGCTTATCACTCTTATTGCTCTCTCTTTTCATTAAAACAAGTACCACAACCAACACAAATGCGGTGAGTTCAGCCAACGAGCGAGTCAACCCTGACGAAGTGACCGCTTGGCCTATCTGCAGTAAAACCGCAATGATGAGGGCAATTTTCATAATAAGACCTTATTCTATAATCCGTTATTTGTATGGCTTATTATGATGGATGGTTATAAAGATAATAAATTCTGTTTTGAACTATCTAATTGCTAAATTAACTAACCTAGCGTAACTGCCCCTCTAACCACTTAATAAAGGTTCTTACCTTAGGACGTTTTTCCGTGCCTAATGGGCAGATTAAGTCATACCCTTTGTCAGTATCCATACTCGGATAAGGCGTTATGAGCTCACCAGTCTCAATGTACTGCTTAACAAAATGATAGCGCCCCATCGCGACACCGATATTGCTGAGGGCACTTCTTACGCCCATATCCCGGTGGCTCACGCTGTAAAATTGCTCAAACAAGTTCACATCCAAGCCATGGTGTTTAATCCAACGCTGCCATACATCTGATCCTAGTGCATGAATGAAATTAATCCGGTGCAGCGATTCTAAGCCATCATCAAAGATGTCGTGCTCAGCCGCGTAACTCGGTGTACACACCGGAATATACTTTTCACCAAACAGGCGCTGTCGATGCATGTCTTTGAGAGCTTCAGCACCATAGTAAATGGCGACATCGAGATGATTTTGATGAAAATCCTGCTCTTCTTGCGAGAAGATGTTGAGATTAAACTTTGGGTATCGCTGTTTAAAATCAGCCAATCTTGGCAGTAACCAACTGTTGGCAAATGCAGGACTAGTACCGATATTGATCTGTCCATACAAGTCTGTGTTGGTAATGTCTTCGATCTCACCAAAAATAGAGCTTAACGACTTGGATAACGTTCGTTGAAAACGCTGGCCTTCTTCAGTCAGTTCCAGTTTACGAGTCCCTCGCACAAACAAGTTAAATCCGAGTTCACCTTCTAACACTTTGATTCGATGGCTAACGGCTCCCTGAGTCAGATGCAACTTTTTCGCCGCTAGCGTAAAGCTCATTTTCTCTGCAGCAACATTAAAAGTATGAAGATTTCTAAGTAAAGATTGATGGTTAGCCATACGAACTCATGCATTAAAAATTTTAATTCATACTACTACCCGTTTCGTTTGTTTGCATTAAGAAATAAGTTTTTAATAGCCGAAGTTACTTAAAACCCTGCCTCGATCAATCTTTGACTCCATACGTTGACGAGCAGAAACATTAAAAAATTAATTACAAACTTAGGGGCACATATGAATATACTCGGGTATATGCAAAAAGTAGGTAAGGCATTAATGGTTCCCGTAGCCACACTGCCAGCTGCAGCAATCCTTATGGGGATCGGCTATTGGCTGGATCCTGTTGGTTGGGGTTCAGAAAGCATCTTAGCCGCATTCTTGATCAAATCTGGTGGTGCGATCATCGACAACATGGCAGTTCTGTTCGCGGTGGGTGTCGCATTTGGTTTGAGCCGAGATAAAAACGGCTCAGCCGCATTGTCTGGTTTTGTGATGTTCCTCGTCGTCACCACACTACTTGCTCCAGGCTCTGTCGCTCAATTAATGGATGTTGAACTAAGTGAAGTGCCAGCAGCATTTGGCAAAATCAGCAACCAATTTGTGGGTATCATAGTAGGTATCATCTCAGCTGAGATCTACAACCGCTACTCAACCGTTGAACTTCCTCAGGCTTTGGCGTTTTTCAGTGGTAAGCGTTTGGTTCCTATCCTGACTTCAATCGCAGGTATGGCTCTCTCTTTTGCTCAACTATACATCTGGCCAGCTGTTTATGACGCTCTGATCGTTCTAGGTATAAAGCTAGAAAGCATGGGCGCAGTTGGTGCCGGTCTGTTTGGTTTCTTCAACCGTTTGTTCCTATCAGTTGGTATGCACCACGCACTTTACCCTGTGTTCTGGTTCGACGTTGTAGGCATTAACGACATTCCAAACTTCCTAGGCGGTGCACAATCTATCGCTAACGGTACGGGTATTCCGGGTAAAACAGGCATGTACCAAGCGGGCTTCTTCCCTATCATGATGTTTGGCCTACCAGCAGCAGCATTGGCGATGTACCACTGTTCTGATGCGAAAAATAAGAACCAAGTATTCGCTATCATGCTTGCGGCGGCGATGGCTTCATTCTTCACAGGTATCACAGAGCCGCTTGAGTTCAGCTTCATGTTCCTTGCTCCGGTACTGTTCCTACTACACGCTGTGTTAACAGGTTTGTCGCTTTACATTGCGGCAAGCATGGAGTGGATGGCAGGCTTCGGATTCTCTGCTGGCTTCGTTGACCTAGTACTATCAAGCCAAAACCCACTAGCGGTTAACTGGTACATGCTACTGGTTCAAGGTGTAGTGTTCTTCGCACTTTATTACTGCATTTTCCGCTTCGCTATCATCAAGTTCAACCTACGCACTCCGGGTCGTGGTGAGGAAATGGAAGCAGAAAGCGAGACTGCATCTCCTGAAGCATTAGTTAACCTAACCAACAACTACATTGAAGCGATTGGTGGTGCTGACAATATCCTTGAAGTCGATAACTGTATTACTCGCCTACGCCTAACAGTAAAAGACTCATCAATCGCCGACAGTGACAAACTGAAGAAACTGGGAGCGGCAGGTGTGGTTCCGGTGGGTAAAGGTGGACTGCAAGTTATCATTGGCTTAGGAAAAGTGGATAAGGTCGCAGAACAAATGAAGAAGGCACTCGCTTAACTCGGCAGCTTTGATGACAAGATAAAACAGTAAGAATTTGTGATGGCTTCACCACCATCACAATCCCCTGAAGCGCAATTACGACTAGTCACCGTGTATTGCGCTTCGTTTTATTTAGAACGAACCTCTTGTAACCACTGTGCTAATCCCGCTCTCGATACCTTGATGCCTAGTTGTTCTTGCTCTGGCATACGGTAATACTCGATCGGGCATTTAAACCGCTCTAGGCTTACTTGTAGTTGCTCTGCAAACCACTCTCTGGTTGGCATTTCATCACAGTCAACAATCGCAACGGGTCTAAAGCCAAATTCACTGTCTTCAACGGGTATGATAAAGGCTTGCTTAACCTCAGGCAGTTGACTGAGTGATCGCTCAATTTCTTCACAGTGAATATTCTCACCGCCAGAAATAAACTGATTGTCGGCTCTGCCAATAATCGACACTTGCTCTCCATTCCATTGACCAAGATCTTTACTATCAAACCAGCCATCATCATCCACCAATGGAGTTAAAGTGCCTTGATAGTAGTAACCAGAAGCGAGGGTATTGCCTCCAATATAGATACGTTGGTTTTCAATTTTCAATTGACGATGATTCAGCACAAAACCGGCAGTGCTGCTCGCATCAACAGGCTTTGCCGTCACCGTTGAGGCCGCTTCTGTCATGCCGTAGCCAAGCCATGTTTCGATACCCATTTGTTGAGCCTCAAGCCCTAGCGCTTCTGGAATATGACTACCACCTAAAAGCACATGAGTTAAAGTAAGTGCTTGCTTACCCTTTAATAACCTATGCAGTTGCGTAGCAACTAACGAAGCATGGCTACAACCTTCAATGTCTGATTCAAGCTTACCAGAACCTATTTTTATACAGCCACCAGCAACGAGCCAACGATGAACAACCGCCAGACCAGATACATGGTACATAGGTAAACTCAGCAGCCACGTATCACTGCCTTTAAATTGGAAAACATCCAATAACCCGGCAGCAGAACATAGGTGCTGCTCAAGTGTGTGAGCCACCGCTTTCGGGTTTCCAGTAGAGCCCGAAGTAAATACGATACTCGCGAGGTTTTGAGGACTGAAACAGGAAAGTTCTGACGTTGCTGCTGGTTTGTCATCAACATTCAAGTCACTCAAGCAAGGCAATGTAAGTAACTGAGTGTTTGGTTCAGTAATGTCTGATTGATTTAAACCACTACTTTCTAACAACCATAGATAACGCCTAGCCGACGGCCTATAAAGCGATTCAAGCTTTTGTACCAAGCGAAGTGATGGCTGAGGCATAGTGAACGCGCAAAGCACGCCTAGGTTCAGTGCCGCTAGATAAACGGGGAGTACTTCTGCTTGGTTCTTACCAACAATGGTCAACACGTCGCCTTCCGAGAGGCCTTGTTCTGATAGCTGTTGTTGGTAATCACTCACTAACGCCACAACTTGCAGCCAAGTATAAGCGCAGTTGGGAGTAACGAATGCTGTTTGATGTGGGTTCTGCTGCGCCCACTGTACCCAAAGCGGGTGATGATTAGATTGTGGGCGCATCATAAGATAACCAAGTTATAGTTTGAAAACGGTCTAAGCCAATCGAACGATCAGCCTAAGAAGACCAAATCAGTTGCTGCTGTTCAAGAGTAGCAACAGGAAGCTGGCAACCCGGCCATGA
This region of Vibrio sp. BS-M-Sm-2 genomic DNA includes:
- a CDS encoding LysR substrate-binding domain-containing protein, yielding MANHQSLLRNLHTFNVAAEKMSFTLAAKKLHLTQGAVSHRIKVLEGELGFNLFVRGTRKLELTEEGQRFQRTLSKSLSSIFGEIEDITNTDLYGQINIGTSPAFANSWLLPRLADFKQRYPKFNLNIFSQEEQDFHQNHLDVAIYYGAEALKDMHRQRLFGEKYIPVCTPSYAAEHDIFDDGLESLHRINFIHALGSDVWQRWIKHHGLDVNLFEQFYSVSHRDMGVRSALSNIGVAMGRYHFVKQYIETGELITPYPSMDTDKGYDLICPLGTEKRPKVRTFIKWLEGQLR
- the nagE gene encoding N-acetylglucosamine-specific PTS transporter subunit IIBC, whose translation is MQKVGKALMVPVATLPAAAILMGIGYWLDPVGWGSESILAAFLIKSGGAIIDNMAVLFAVGVAFGLSRDKNGSAALSGFVMFLVVTTLLAPGSVAQLMDVELSEVPAAFGKISNQFVGIIVGIISAEIYNRYSTVELPQALAFFSGKRLVPILTSIAGMALSFAQLYIWPAVYDALIVLGIKLESMGAVGAGLFGFFNRLFLSVGMHHALYPVFWFDVVGINDIPNFLGGAQSIANGTGIPGKTGMYQAGFFPIMMFGLPAAALAMYHCSDAKNKNQVFAIMLAAAMASFFTGITEPLEFSFMFLAPVLFLLHAVLTGLSLYIAASMEWMAGFGFSAGFVDLVLSSQNPLAVNWYMLLVQGVVFFALYYCIFRFAIIKFNLRTPGRGEEMEAESETASPEALVNLTNNYIEAIGGADNILEVDNCITRLRLTVKDSSIADSDKLKKLGAAGVVPVGKGGLQVIIGLGKVDKVAEQMKKALA
- the menE gene encoding o-succinylbenzoate--CoA ligase; this translates as MMRPQSNHHPLWVQWAQQNPHQTAFVTPNCAYTWLQVVALVSDYQQQLSEQGLSEGDVLTIVGKNQAEVLPVYLAALNLGVLCAFTMPQPSLRLVQKLESLYRPSARRYLWLLESSGLNQSDITEPNTQLLTLPCLSDLNVDDKPAATSELSCFSPQNLASIVFTSGSTGNPKAVAHTLEQHLCSAAGLLDVFQFKGSDTWLLSLPMYHVSGLAVVHRWLVAGGCIKIGSGKLESDIEGCSHASLVATQLHRLLKGKQALTLTHVLLGGSHIPEALGLEAQQMGIETWLGYGMTEAASTVTAKPVDASSTAGFVLNHRQLKIENQRIYIGGNTLASGYYYQGTLTPLVDDDGWFDSKDLGQWNGEQVSIIGRADNQFISGGENIHCEEIERSLSQLPEVKQAFIIPVEDSEFGFRPVAIVDCDEMPTREWFAEQLQVSLERFKCPIEYYRMPEQEQLGIKVSRAGLAQWLQEVRSK